A window from Dunckerocampus dactyliophorus isolate RoL2022-P2 chromosome 15, RoL_Ddac_1.1, whole genome shotgun sequence encodes these proteins:
- the mfap3l gene encoding microfibrillar-associated protein 3-like, producing the protein MLQAARMDFVILVFIIAFHATAASSGEGSAADNGTVPAVLSATSQLIAREGSCVLIDCNVTGEPFPSVKWFNSHGDHVDTDASSGKWWLLENGVLNITSIEFADRGKYTCVASNVHGTSNCTVTLRVVFTNGDMGVYYMVVCLVTFTIIMALNVTRLCMMSSHLKKTEKAINEFFRTEGAEKLQKAFEIAKRIPIITSTKTLELAKVTQFKTMELARYIEELARSIPLPPLIMNCRTFMEEILEVVGVEEMRHTFLRQAPEVRREAVSGMAAIGARDVFTVLRERERERGHQLERSESPAADSDNSSVQEQPQHIAIQVSVHPQLAAAGCCAVEAQPETAATDPSPSPPASPQEKEVEACQSEEPATPPCQIIYESHV; encoded by the exons ATGTTGCAGGCCGCCAGAATGGACTTTGTGATTCTGGTGTTTATCATCGCCTTTCACGCCACCGCGGCCTCATCCGGGGAAGGCAGTGCCGCCGACAATGGAACCGTCCCGGCCGTGCTCTCCGCCACAAGCCAGCTGATTGCCCGCGAAGGCAGCTGTGTTCTCATTGATTGCAATGTCACTGGCGAGCCGTTTCCCAGCGTGAAGTGGTTCAACTCTCATGGGGACCACGTGGACACCGACGCCAGCA GTGGGAAGTGGTGGCTGCTGGAGAACGGTGTCCTCAACATCACCAGCATTGAATTTGCAGACCGTGGAAAGTATACGTGCGTGGCGTCCAATGTGCATGGCACCTCCAACTGCACAGTGACGCTGCGCGTGGTCTTCACCAATGGTGACATGGGTGTGTACTACATGGTGGTGTGCCTGGTGACCTTCACCATCATCATGGCGCTCAACGTGACGCGCCTCTGCATGATGAGCAGCCACCTCAAGAAGACAGAGAAGGCCATTAATGAGTTCTTCCGCACAGAGGGCGCCGAGAAACTGCAGAAGGCCTTTGAGATCGCCAAGCGCATCCCCATCATCACCTCCACCAAAACCTTGGAGCTGGCTAAGGTGACACAGTTCAAGACCATGGAGTTGGCGCGCTACATCGAGGAGTTGGCGCGCAGCATCCCACTCCCCCCGCTCATCATGAATTGCCGCACCTTCATGGAGGAGATTCTGGAGGTGGTGGGCGTGGAGGAGATGAGGCACACCTTCCTCAGACAAGCACCCGAGGTACGTCGAGAGGCAGTGAGTGGGATGGCCGCTATCGGTGCCAGGGACGTGTTCACAGTCCTGCGGGAGAGGGAACGGGAACGGGGGCACCAGCTGGAGCGAAGCGAATCCCCCGCCGCCGACTCAGACAACTCATCTGTTCAGGAGCAACCACAGCACATTGCCATTCAAGTGTCCGTACACCCGCAGCTCGCCGCGGCTGGTTGCTGTGCTGTTGAAGCACAACCCGAGACGGCGGCCACGGACCCTAGCCCTTCACCACCAGCTTCTCCACAGGAGAAGGAAGTGGAAGCATGTCAGAGCGAGGAGCCGGCGACCCCACCCTGCCAGATCATCTACGAGAGTCACGTGTAA
- the aadat gene encoding kynurenine/alpha-aminoadipate aminotransferase, mitochondrial — MNYARFLTAVSAARKPSPIRMLTELQQRSPPSLISLAGGAPNPDTFPFESASIQVKNGQAISFDKVTIKRALQYSASSGIPELLTWLKNLQKNLHNPPTFACSPENGQMDVCVTTGSQEGLCKVFEMLVNPGDNVLLDSPTYPGTLAALQPLGCNIINVPSDQYGMIPAALKEVLSRWDPSDVHRPGSGVPKVLYTIPNGGNPTGASMTAQRKKDVYELARKYDMLIIEDDPYYFLQFDKPWAPTFLSLDVDGRIIRTDSFSKILSSGLRIGFVTGPKPLVERVVLHIQASTMHTSTFTQLMVSQLLHGWGQDGFLRHIDGVIDFYGKQRDAMIDSAHKWLAGMAEWHTPSAGMFLWIKLKEIQDTKQLIMEKALEKEVLLVPGSVFMIDSSEPCPYVRAAFSLSTPQQIDEAFRRLASLIREAS; from the exons ATGAATTATGCACGATTTCTGACGGCGGTCAGCGCAGCCAGGAAGCCATCGCCCATCAGAATGCTGA CTGAGCTGCAGCAGCGTTCGCCTCCATCGCTGATCTCGCTGGCTGGTGGCGCACCCAACCCTGACACGTTCCCCTTTGAGTCAGCGTCCATCCAGGTCAAGAACGGCCAGGCAATCTCCTTTGATAAGGTGACCATAAAAAGGGCACTGCAGTACTCTGCCTCCAGCGG GATCCCAGAGCTGCTGACGTGGCTAAAGAATTTGCAGAAGAACCTCCACAACCCACCAACGTTCGCCTGTAGTCCCGAGAACGGACAGATGGACGTGTGCGTGACCACAGGAAGCCAGGAAGGACTCTGTAAG GTGTTTGAAATGCTGGTCAACCCTGGAGACAACGTACTGCTGGATTCACCCACCTACCCAGGAACGCTGGCGGCG CTACAACCGCTAGGCTGCAACATTATCAACGTACCCAGCGATCAGTATGGAATGATACCAGCGGCACTGAAGGAGGTCTTATCTCGTTGGGACCCGTCAGATGTTCACAGGCCTGGCAGCGGTGTTCCCAAGGTCCTCTACACCATTCCTAATGGAGGAAATCCCACCGGCGCCTCCATGACTGCTCAGAGGAAGAAGGACGTCTATGAG CTCGCAAGGAAGTACGACATGCTCATCATCGAGGACGACCCCTACTACTTCCTGCAATTTGACAAG CCATGGGCACCAACTTTCCTCTCCTTGGATGTGGATGGGCGGATCATCAGAACAGATTCCTTCTCCAAGATCCTGTCTTCAGG CTTGAGGATCGGTTTTGTAACGGGGCCCAAACCTCTTGTGGAGCGGGTAGTGCTGCACATTCAGGCATCCACTATGCACACGAGCACATTCACACAG CTGATGGTGTCACAGCTGTTGCACGGCTGGGGCCAAGATGGCTTCCTTCGCCACATAGACGG GGTGATCGACTTCTACGGAAAACAGCGTGATGCGATGATTGACTCCGCCCACAAGTGGCTCGCAG GTATGGCAGAGTGGCACACCCCCTCGGCGGGAATGTTCCTGTGGATCAAACTGAAGGAAATCCAAGACACAAAGCAGCTCATCATGGAGAAGGCCCTGGAgaaggag GTGCTGCTGGTTCCAGGAAGCGTGTTCATGATCGACAGCAGCGAGCCGTGTCCTTACGTCAGAGCGGCCTTTTCGCTGTCCACTCCCCAACAGATTGATGAA GCCTTCAGACGCCTTGCCAGCCTAATCAGAGAAGCTTCCTGA